TGTCAGTGCTCGCCACTGGAGCTAATCGCTCCGCCTTGGTAGCTTTCAACGCATGGCTATCAAATTGGAGAATGTGGGTATCGCTGTTCGCGACATCGAAGCAGCAATATCTTTTTTCACAGATCTCGGTCTTACGGTCATCGGCCGCGACACGGTCAGCGGCGAGTGGACCGATACTGCCGTTGGACTTGACGGAAACCACGCCAAGATCGCGATGCTCCAGACCCCAGACGGTCATGGTCGACTTGAGCTCTTCGAATACATCCATCCCGAGGCGATCGAGTCGAGCCCGACGCGTCCCAACGACATTGG
This genomic window from Arthrobacter sp. 24S4-2 contains:
- a CDS encoding VOC family protein — translated: MAIKLENVGIAVRDIEAAISFFTDLGLTVIGRDTVSGEWTDTAVGLDGNHAKIAMLQTPDGHGRLELFEYIHPEAIESSPTRPNDIGMHRVAFSVDDIDKSLEVAAKHGCYPLRGVATYADVYKLTYLRGPSGILVMLAEELKKD